A single region of the Salvia miltiorrhiza cultivar Shanhuang (shh) chromosome 8, IMPLAD_Smil_shh, whole genome shotgun sequence genome encodes:
- the LOC130997056 gene encoding kirola-like yields the protein MIHHIWYTGSQVQGNLEIGLHGKLIAAIEFKAGRDVFYNLLKNNPQDFSTIIPEKVQGCDLHEGEFGRVGSIICWRYTHDGKQKKAKEVIQSIDEEKKLIELKIIEGDMMELYKAFVVAVHVETTGDIDLLTWTLKYEMLNEDVEHPISFLSYVIDITKEVEAHHLAKP from the exons ATGATACACCATATCTGGTACACTGGATCTCAAGTGCAG GGAAATTTGGAGATCGGTTTACATGGTAAATTGATTGCAGCAATAGAATTCAAAGCTGGTAGAGATGTGTTCTACAATCTTCTCAAAAACAATCCACAAGATTTTTCCACAATTATCCCTGAAAAAGTACAAGGTTGTGATCTTCATGAGGGTGAATTTGGTCGTGTTGGTTCCATCATTTGCTGGAGGTACACCCATG ATGGGAAACAGAAGAAAGCGAAAGAAGTAATTCAATCCATTGATGAAGAGAAGAAGTTGATTGAGCTTAAGATAATTGAAGGAGACATGATGGAGCTCTACAAAGCCTTCGTTGTAGCAGTCCACGTTGAGACAACGGGCGATATCGATTTGCTGACGTGGACTTTAAAGTATGAGATGCTTAATGAAGATGTGGAGCATCCCATTTCATTCCTCTCCTACGTCATCGACATCACCAAAGAAGTTGAGGCTCATCACCTTGCCAAACCTTGA
- the LOC130999912 gene encoding chalcone synthase-like isoform X2 encodes MHNTTRKICKRFGGESSKIKKRYMHLNEDLLRENPSIADYEAPSLNARLEIAMVEAPKLGKIAAEKAIKEWGQPKSNITHLIFCTSTTSADLPAVDYRLAHLLGLRPTVIRTMLCQQGCYGGGAALRLAKDLAENNAAARVLVVCCELNTICFRGPSEDHVEDLVGQALFGDAAAAVIVGADPAAAERPVFQIMSAAQATVPATDDRIRGRLREAGLLVDLFKDIPGLLSENIGENLERAFGPWGISDWNSIFWIAHPGGPAILDQVEAKAGLKPEKLRMSRHVLSEYGNVSSPSVLLILDEMRKAAAEEGRSTTGEGLEWGVLFGFGPGLTVETVVLRSMPI; translated from the exons ATGCATAATACTACTAGAAAGATATGTAAAAGATTTGGGG GCGAGAGTTCGAAAATCAAGAAACGCTACATGCACCTGAATGAGGATCTCCTCAGAGAAAACCCAAGCATCGCCGACTACGAGGCGCCGTCGCTCAACGCGCGGCTGGAGATAGCGATGGTGGAGGCGCCGAAGTTGGGCAAGATAGCGGCGGAGAAGGCCATCAAGGAATGGGGGCAGCCCAAGTCCAACATCACCCACCTCATCTTCTGCACCAGCACCACTTCCGCCGACTTGCCCGCCGTCGACTACCGCCTCGCCCACCTCCTCGGCCTCCGCCCCACAGTCATCCGCACCATGCTGTGCCAGCAAGGCTGCtacggcggcggcgccgccctccgCCTGGCCAAGGACTTGGCCGAGAACAACGCCGCCGCCCGGGTTCTAGTCGTCTGCTGCGAGCTCAACACCATCTGCTTCCGCGGCCCGAGCGAGGACCACGTCGAGGACCTCGTCGGGCAGGCGCTGTTCGGAGACGCCGCCGCCGCTGTGATCGTCGGCGCCGATCCGGCGGCAGCGGAGCGGCCGGTCTTCCAGATCATGTCGGCCGCGCAGGCGACGGTCCCAGCGACGGACGACCGCATCCGCGGCCGTCTGCGGGAGGCCGGGCTTCTCGTCGATCTCTTCAAAGATATCCCGGGCCTGCTCTCGGAAAACATAGGGGAGAATTTGGAGCGGGCTTTCGGGCCGTGGGGGATCTCGGATTGGAACTCGATATTTTGGATTGCGCATCCCGGTGGGCCCGCGATACTGGATCAGGTGGAAGCGAAGGCGGGCCTGAAGCCCGAGAAGCTGCGGATGTCGCGCCACGTGTTGAGCGAGTACGGCAACGTGTCGAGCCCCTCCGTGTTGCTTATCTTGGACGAGATGAGGAAGGCCGCCGCCGAGGAGGGGAGGAGCACCACCGGCGAGGGGCTGGAGTGGGGGGTGCTGTTCGGGTTCGGGCCGGGCCTCACGGTGGAGACGGTGGTGCTGCGCAGCATGCCGATTTAA
- the LOC130999910 gene encoding kirola-like: MGLHGKLIAAVEFKAGGDVFHELVKNNPQYFSTITPKKVQGCDLHEGQFGHVGSIICWRYTHDAKEKRAKQVIQSIDEEKKLIEFKMLEGDLMELYKTFVITIHVETMGDIDLVTWTFDYEMLNEDVGHPISFLSYFIDLTKDIETHHLAKP, from the exons ATGGGTTTACATGGGAAGTTGATTGCAGCAGTAGAATTTAAAGCTGGTGGAGATGTGTTTCATGAACTTGTCAAAAACAATCCTCAATATTTTTCCACAATTACCCCTAAAAAAGTACAAGGTTGTGATCTTCATGAGGGTCAATTTGGTCATGTTGGGTCCATTATTTGCTGGAGGTACACCCATG ATGCGAAAGAGAAGAGAGCAAAACAAGTGATCCAATCGATTGATGAAGAGAAGAAGTTGATTGAATTCAAGATGCTTGAAGGGGACTTGATGGAGCTTTACAAAACTTTCGTTATTACAATCCACGTTGAGACAATGGGTGACATTGATTTGGTGACGTGGACATTTGACTACGAGATGCTTAATGAAGACGTGGGTCATCCCATCTCGTTCCTCTCCTACTTCATCGACCTCACCAAAGACATTGAGACCCATCACCTCGCCAAACCTTGA
- the LOC130999916 gene encoding kirola-like, which yields MGLHGKLIAAIEFKAGGDLFHEIYMQKPNQVSIASPDKVQGCDLLEGQFGQVGAIIYWTYTHDGKEETAKEVIQSIDKEKKMIKFKVLEGDVMELYKDFVITLHVEDKGDIELVTWTLEYEMLNEEVGHPITILSYLIDVAKDIETHLMSNP from the exons AAATTAATTGCAGCAATAGAATTCAAAGCTGGTGGAGATTTGTTCCATGAAATTTACATGCAAAAGCCGAATCAAGTTTCCATTGCTAGCCCTGATAAAGTACAAGGTTGTGATCTGCTTGAGGGTCAATTTGGTCAAGTTGGTGCCATTATTTACTGGACCTATACCCATG ATGGGAAAGAGGAGACAGCGAAAGAGGTGATTCAATCCATtgataaagagaaaaaaatgattaaatttaagGTGCTTGAAGGAGACGTGATGGAGCTATACAAAGATTTCGTCATAACATTACACGTGGAGGATAAGGGCGACATTGAGTTGGTGACGTGGACTTTAGAATACGAGATGCTTAATGAAGAAGTGGGGCATCCCATTACAATCCTATCCTATTTGATCGACGTCGCCAAAGACATCGAAACTCATTTAATGTCCAATCCTTGA
- the LOC130999914 gene encoding kirola-like → MGLHGKLVAAIEFKAGGDVFHDFFRHTPHEVPTATQYVHGCDLIEGEFGHAGSIICWTYTHDGKRRKAKELVEIVDEEKKLIVLRVLEGDLLELYKTFVVTSHVEKKGEDIDLVTWTLEYEMLNEDVEHPITLLSYFIDITKDMESHLVAKA, encoded by the exons ATGGGGTTACATGGGAAATTAGTTGCAGCAATTGAATTCAAAGCTGGTGGAGATGTTTTCCACGACTTTTTCAGACACACACCACATGAAGTTCCGACAGCCACTCAATACGTTCACGGTTGTGATCTAATCGAGGGTGAATTTGGGCATGCTGGTTCCATCATTTGCTGGACTTATACCCATG ATGGGAAACGGAGGAAAGCAAAAGAACTGGTGGAGATAGTTGATGAAGAGAAGAAGTTGATTGTGTTGAGGGTGCTTGAAGGAGACTTGTTGGAGCTTTACAAAACCTTTGTTGTTACATCTCATGTAGAGAAAAAGGGAGAAGATATTGATTTGGTGACGTGGACTTTAGAGTATGAGATGCTCAATGAAGATGTGGAGCATCCCATCACATTACTCTCCTACTTCATCGACATCACCAAAGACATGGAATCTCATCTCGTTGCCAAAGCTTGA
- the LOC130999911 gene encoding kirola-like, whose amino-acid sequence MGLHGKLIAAVEFKAGGDVFHELVKNNPQNFSTITPKKVQGCDLHEGQFGHVGSIICWRYTHDGKEKRAKQVIQSIDEEKKLIEFKMLEGDLMELYKTFVITIHVETMGDIDLVTWTFDYEMLNEDVEHPISFLSYVIDITKDIETHHLAKP is encoded by the exons ATGGGTTTACATGGGAAGTTGATTGCAGCAGTAGAATTTAAAGCTGGTGGAGATGTGTTTCATGAACTTGTCAAAAACAATCCTCAAAATTTTTCCACAATTACCCCTAAAAAAGTACAAGGTTGTGATCTTCATGAGGGTCAATTTGGTCATGTTGGGTCCATTATTTGCTGGAGGTACACCCATG ATGGGAAAGAGAAGAGAGCAAAACAAGTGATCCAATCGATTGATGAAGAGAAGAAGTTGATTGAATTCAAGATGCTTGAAGGGGACTTGATGGAGCTTTACAAAACTTTCGTTATTACAATCCACGTTGAGACAATGGGTGACATTGATTTGGTGACGTGGACATTTGACTACGAGATGCTTAATGAAGACGTGGAGCATCCCATCTCGTTCCTCTCCTACGTCATCGACATCACCAAAGACATTGAGACCCATCACCTCGCCAAACCTTGA
- the LOC130999912 gene encoding chalcone synthase-like isoform X1 yields the protein MQAMCFSAIKMVSAAEIRRARPAEGPATLLAIGTATPPNCVEQSTFPDYYFRVTNSEDKTELKRKFKHICESSKIKKRYMHLNEDLLRENPSIADYEAPSLNARLEIAMVEAPKLGKIAAEKAIKEWGQPKSNITHLIFCTSTTSADLPAVDYRLAHLLGLRPTVIRTMLCQQGCYGGGAALRLAKDLAENNAAARVLVVCCELNTICFRGPSEDHVEDLVGQALFGDAAAAVIVGADPAAAERPVFQIMSAAQATVPATDDRIRGRLREAGLLVDLFKDIPGLLSENIGENLERAFGPWGISDWNSIFWIAHPGGPAILDQVEAKAGLKPEKLRMSRHVLSEYGNVSSPSVLLILDEMRKAAAEEGRSTTGEGLEWGVLFGFGPGLTVETVVLRSMPI from the exons ATGCAAGCAATGTGTTTTTCGGCAATAAAAATGGTGAGTGCGGCGGAGATCCGCCGTGCTCGACCGGCCGAGGGTCCGGCCACCTTGTTGGCAATCGGCACGGCCACGCCGCCGAACTGTGTCGAGCAGAGCACGTTTCCCGATTACTACTTCCGTGTCACAAATAGTGAGGATAAGACCGAACTCAAAAGGAAATTCAAGCACATTT GCGAGAGTTCGAAAATCAAGAAACGCTACATGCACCTGAATGAGGATCTCCTCAGAGAAAACCCAAGCATCGCCGACTACGAGGCGCCGTCGCTCAACGCGCGGCTGGAGATAGCGATGGTGGAGGCGCCGAAGTTGGGCAAGATAGCGGCGGAGAAGGCCATCAAGGAATGGGGGCAGCCCAAGTCCAACATCACCCACCTCATCTTCTGCACCAGCACCACTTCCGCCGACTTGCCCGCCGTCGACTACCGCCTCGCCCACCTCCTCGGCCTCCGCCCCACAGTCATCCGCACCATGCTGTGCCAGCAAGGCTGCtacggcggcggcgccgccctccgCCTGGCCAAGGACTTGGCCGAGAACAACGCCGCCGCCCGGGTTCTAGTCGTCTGCTGCGAGCTCAACACCATCTGCTTCCGCGGCCCGAGCGAGGACCACGTCGAGGACCTCGTCGGGCAGGCGCTGTTCGGAGACGCCGCCGCCGCTGTGATCGTCGGCGCCGATCCGGCGGCAGCGGAGCGGCCGGTCTTCCAGATCATGTCGGCCGCGCAGGCGACGGTCCCAGCGACGGACGACCGCATCCGCGGCCGTCTGCGGGAGGCCGGGCTTCTCGTCGATCTCTTCAAAGATATCCCGGGCCTGCTCTCGGAAAACATAGGGGAGAATTTGGAGCGGGCTTTCGGGCCGTGGGGGATCTCGGATTGGAACTCGATATTTTGGATTGCGCATCCCGGTGGGCCCGCGATACTGGATCAGGTGGAAGCGAAGGCGGGCCTGAAGCCCGAGAAGCTGCGGATGTCGCGCCACGTGTTGAGCGAGTACGGCAACGTGTCGAGCCCCTCCGTGTTGCTTATCTTGGACGAGATGAGGAAGGCCGCCGCCGAGGAGGGGAGGAGCACCACCGGCGAGGGGCTGGAGTGGGGGGTGCTGTTCGGGTTCGGGCCGGGCCTCACGGTGGAGACGGTGGTGCTGCGCAGCATGCCGATTTAA
- the LOC130999915 gene encoding kirola-like yields the protein MGLHGKLVSAIEFKAGGDVFHELFRHKPHDISTMSPGIVQGCDLHEGEFGHVGSIICWTYTHDGKEKKAKEVIQAIDEEKKLIQFKMIEGDVMELYKDFVITIHVETNGGIDLVTCTFEYEMLNEDVEHPISLLTLFIDLTKDIETHHASKT from the exons ATGGGGTTACATGGGAAATTGGTTTCAGCAATAGAATTCAAAGCTGGTGGAGATGTGTTTCATGAACTATTTAGGCACAAACCACATGATATCTCCACAATGAGCCCTGGTATAGTACAAGGTTGTGATCTTCATGAGGGTGAATTTGGTCACGTTGGTTCTATCATTTGCTGGACTTACACCCATG ATGGGAAAGAGAAGAAGGCAAAAGAGGTGATCCAAGCCATTGATGAGGAGAAAAAATTGATCCAATTTAAGATGATTGAAGGAGACGTGATGGAGCTCTACAAAGACTTCGTTATTACAATCCACGTTGAGACAAATGGGGGCATTGATTTGGTGACATGTACCTTCGAATACGAGATGCTTAATGAAGATGTGGAGCATCCCATCTCACTGCTCACCTTGTTCATCGACCTCACCAAAGACATCGAGACTCATCACGCTTCCAAAACTTAA